Genomic segment of Iocasia fonsfrigidae:
GAATGAAGAAAAATTAGCTGGAGAACTGGCAGGGAGCCTGGATCACTTACAGGAAGAGGGGTATCAGATTATTATCTATCCAGTCTGGGAACAAGATATTCCAGCAATATTTAGGCTTGTTGATGAAATGATTAATCAGGATAATTTAATTGTTATTAATAGGGTTTTACCCAGTAGCCAGCTTTTATGGTATATATCCCAGGCTAGCCTATCAATTAACTTTAAACTACACCCCTGTATATTTTCTGCAGCAGTAGGGGTACCTTTTATTTCATTGGCCTACCGTTTTAAATGTTTTGATTTTGCAGAGTCAGTTAAATGTCAGGAACTATGTATAAGGACTGATGTCTGTGATATTAAGAAGGAGATATTAGATAGAGTTAAATATATCAGGGACAATAAAAATACTTATTATAACAAGTTTTTGCAGTATAAATCAGCTTTTAACAAGAAGTATGACTTTCTAATAGAATATATAGATGAGACAATAAAAAAGTAGGTTTTTTTCCATCAATGTTGGAGACAGCAAGTATTAGTGTTGTTTTGCGGGTCAGGGAGGAGTGGTAACAATTGTTAGCACATAATGTATTAGTCTATCATATAGTATATTAATTCATATATATTATATTATAGCAAGAGAAAGGAGAGAAAGCTATGCCTAACTTTAAGGTGAGAAACTTTTCAGTTGACAGGCTTAAAACCCAGATATTTGGTACGAGTACAGAGAATCCCATTGCTACAGATAGTGATGGTTTGCTAAGGATACGAAGTATTTCAGATGCTATTTCTGTTGATATGACTGGCACAGTAGATATTCGTGACCTCACTGCCAGTAGTGACAGTATTGAAATATATGGTTTTGATGGCACCAATATTCAGAGGATCCAGACAGATACAGAGGGGAATATTAGAACACATCTAACAGCACGGGATTTTTCAGAGTTAACAGAAACCGGGCTTGTTTCTACTGATGCTTTTACCTTTAGTGAACCTAGAGACAATTCTGAATTTACCACCTATTCGTTTGCGGTTTATAATTCTGGTGCTACTAATAGTATTGATGCCAGATTAGAGGTTAGTGCTGATACCGACCAGTGGTATGCCGATACGGCCGCAAGGAGTATATCAGCTGCCAGTGTAGATGTCTTCTTCCCGGCCAGTTTTCTTAAATATACCAGAGTAGCCTACAGGAGTACAGATGCAGGTAATGCTTCGTCACTGGATAT
This window contains:
- a CDS encoding DUF6385 domain-containing protein, which gives rise to MPNFKVRNFSVDRLKTQIFGTSTENPIATDSDGLLRIRSISDAISVDMTGTVDIRDLTASSDSIEIYGFDGTNIQRIQTDTEGNIRTHLTARDFSELTETGLVSTDAFTFSEPRDNSEFTTYSFAVYNSGATNSIDARLEVSADTDQWYADTAARSISAASVDVFFPASFLKYTRVAYRSTDAGNASSLDIFFQAQL